Proteins co-encoded in one Candidatus Woesearchaeota archaeon genomic window:
- a CDS encoding fibronectin type III domain-containing protein, with the protein MKTKSRSRKFSKFFVALVLSLLFTTLPVAFAVSVNPSSIVVEVTDTTATIGWTTDTASTGIINYGKTTSGMQSVASTAGQATAHEASITNIEDNQYYYYNIQATDSAGTYTSTYMNFTTLPKAPEDLEADVDINYVTLSWTEPDGAQYYNVYRNGALSAVAPGEEYETSALSYKTTYTFKVTAVDKYGRESAASEEISVTTKEQPVNMTFVQANEITKTTAVVSWQTDRETNATIKYGTTKTVLNLSQKDSDLTTTHEFTLKDLQEDTTYYYEIIAASSTGAEIYYFKTLGDETAIEIMNVESSDPTRSTVEISWTTNYETRGSIEYSTDDSFSESKREDTEQVQHSEQLSDLLSGMTYYYKVVVDSTESDIYNFTTSESLYDFLDLEDVPSLVSSATLTLKGATAENGKIYIFVNKESNPYAQVMMTATGTQFEANVTLNAYSYVEGVKGRNIVEIDSWDENNNKAVKTYTIDTDLGSPLLTLNDIPTYINTNKVNVSGYTEQNATVTFLIDEKSKGSIYVSDETGFFSYQVDVGTSTTNHTFAIEAQDYAANTVRYEKIIYVDRQDPKLDFYTSFAEQTHYKLFRIDGNTEPGAAITVTNYGEFSGCETPEFQTKYGECDYLANVYGPGPYQSLEALLDPTSLMVDLLSMTIGVPTSTVADTDGNFSVIVSLFPGEADQQLLGKNTLIFNVTDQAGNKYDTTKQVKYQPSCIDWALAETTSFPINIYTQDLTAGDITGSSLFELRYIGGGVPEVGKITVKEDESGGKLIAQSSVDIGTAESMYYSQSYGGLENSNEYISISSQTVKTTAYDKDTGKVYIYAPVTINRYKDNVDELPEQIGVYLDVFMSYTDGNGDLANCHMYPAVSYDIQKPESFTKWLSPTMINQTIELLDQTINVTESAVKYLEITARWTTVACGATIAWNYLRGFDGGNYVEDVSGEQCNVNLKTVYSVCDRILCPAIPPNCDDSKIKSEGLYKYKDPDTGQTKECAQDDESCKAGYNNAVVRNNNIRAELDDEYDEYKATQNPDATFEKFYGDTKKANPQTITDAENKVGGGYDFSATKPNTFTFDQDGEEITIKYYALDDKVSGGKTAEDVYGVEGCADPQGTNSLIVFTGLEKEDTPGFSIGGSTSKKGQNVWCSPKTVDQLEAPSAKNIPGCYNEECPQFDDVKCLVGKGSNMNPAEDLFGSLQCGCITGAKGHLENLLKIMYGAKKCLQQALIGETTAGYCERLMSYFVCDILTQIFKHIFNSLSQGTGVAAGLFSEDRLANFQQNSKDISSGLSNRYGNIVSNQLGLSTDDIINKACLAAFTADWSVLEDALDAIVEEVPVAPIAAAEATSRPYGYDPFTGRMSIAYNLYVGIVPGGETEIDAWLECDENYEGDEYCAQTGSDKIDLVQKGKVPGYMTKDDFFDENIMYIDENSVSWYNKMVLQLHYSVGGEEETLKIVKPITKKGDISVLDCRFSTIEGITCSVGAEFMDLANGEGGTVQLYSGSQGTQLSPKITTYYPGNQVAALVKVTNAYPDDFFFRVENSEDEFEYFAIGGTETGDYRGLQYYLLWLDEGAGSASGSGKTLQDWTGKLILRGDGEVGFMLPEIFDKMKLRIYPVTANDEKEAVTCEISTFAEPGSGDVYEKQYGIRIKGTLYAITDQTSWENVCKKDSSIEGCGDKWGTELKEKYSRLSTDGAYKCITKYDTLSSIDRNQVERIENIKFSDEILNYNPEEKEEFQITTTDAETDDGKEYVTTKYSSSASTTASGTSSKSSTINVLADINENGQGETKIYSNDQKPKDQAVKLTYTMNKAEPTGDNIKPVLHFIEPVTIIEQSTGYVNSNNKPVPIGFTAWDDKNEILTLSVGIVGYNGYQCLAKWKWDEAAGQLKDQSSTDNNNCGLTATDRSIGFEDKRPSFFEFDLTVDGSNIVIDDDAYYDITIHAVDEDQNEAEPVIRRIRFGTKLTYEYEDMLVCLGGSECSSAYQEPNMDVEAIASGSAAEAKKESEESSGSDEDEELTALT; encoded by the coding sequence ATGAAAACAAAATCAAGAAGCAGAAAATTCAGTAAATTCTTCGTCGCGCTAGTTCTCTCACTCCTCTTCACAACACTCCCTGTTGCCTTTGCGGTGTCGGTGAATCCAAGCTCGATTGTTGTCGAAGTAACAGACACAACCGCGACAATTGGTTGGACAACAGACACTGCGTCAACAGGCATTATTAATTATGGAAAAACAACATCTGGAATGCAGAGTGTCGCGTCAACAGCAGGGCAGGCAACAGCGCATGAAGCGTCAATCACAAACATTGAAGATAATCAGTATTATTATTACAATATTCAGGCAACAGACAGCGCGGGAACCTATACGTCAACGTACATGAATTTCACGACATTGCCAAAAGCGCCAGAAGATTTGGAAGCGGATGTAGACATAAATTACGTCACTTTATCGTGGACTGAACCAGATGGCGCGCAATATTACAATGTCTATCGCAATGGAGCGCTTTCCGCGGTTGCGCCAGGAGAAGAGTATGAAACAAGCGCATTAAGTTACAAAACAACTTACACATTCAAAGTCACCGCGGTGGATAAATATGGACGAGAAAGCGCGGCGTCAGAAGAAATTTCTGTGACAACAAAAGAGCAGCCAGTGAATATGACATTTGTGCAGGCAAATGAAATCACCAAAACAACAGCAGTTGTTTCGTGGCAGACAGACAGAGAAACAAATGCGACAATAAAGTATGGCACAACTAAAACAGTATTAAATCTCTCGCAGAAAGATAGCGATCTCACGACAACGCATGAGTTCACATTGAAAGATTTGCAGGAAGACACAACGTATTATTATGAAATCATTGCAGCGTCATCAACAGGAGCAGAAATATATTATTTCAAAACATTGGGCGATGAAACAGCGATTGAAATCATGAATGTCGAATCCAGTGATCCAACACGAAGTACTGTGGAAATTAGCTGGACAACAAATTATGAAACACGCGGTTCTATCGAATACAGCACAGATGATTCTTTCTCAGAGTCAAAAAGAGAAGATACAGAACAAGTGCAGCACAGCGAACAACTCAGTGATCTTCTCAGCGGCATGACATATTACTATAAGGTTGTCGTAGACAGCACAGAAAGCGATATCTACAATTTCACCACATCAGAAAGTTTGTATGATTTCCTTGATCTCGAAGATGTTCCATCATTAGTAAGCAGCGCAACGCTCACGCTAAAGGGAGCAACAGCAGAGAATGGAAAAATATACATTTTTGTGAACAAAGAAAGTAATCCATATGCGCAAGTAATGATGACTGCGACAGGCACGCAGTTTGAAGCAAATGTCACCTTAAACGCGTACAGTTATGTGGAGGGCGTGAAAGGAAGAAACATTGTCGAGATTGATTCTTGGGATGAAAATAATAACAAAGCGGTAAAAACCTACACAATCGATACAGATCTTGGTTCACCTTTACTCACCCTCAACGATATTCCAACCTATATCAACACAAACAAAGTCAATGTTTCAGGATATACAGAACAAAACGCGACAGTCACATTCCTCATTGATGAAAAAAGTAAAGGATCAATTTATGTCAGTGATGAAACAGGATTTTTCAGTTATCAGGTGGATGTGGGAACATCGACAACAAACCATACGTTTGCAATAGAAGCGCAAGATTATGCGGCAAATACAGTGAGATATGAAAAAATAATATATGTCGATCGACAAGATCCAAAATTAGATTTCTACACGAGCTTTGCGGAGCAAACGCATTACAAATTATTCCGAATTGATGGAAATACAGAACCAGGCGCGGCGATCACCGTCACGAATTATGGCGAATTCTCTGGCTGTGAAACCCCTGAATTCCAAACAAAGTACGGTGAATGTGACTATCTTGCGAATGTGTATGGGCCCGGTCCGTATCAATCATTAGAAGCGCTTCTCGATCCAACAAGTTTGATGGTGGATCTTTTATCGATGACTATTGGTGTTCCAACATCAACAGTCGCGGACACTGATGGAAACTTCTCCGTCATTGTTTCCTTGTTTCCAGGAGAAGCGGATCAGCAGCTGCTCGGGAAAAACACATTAATTTTTAACGTCACCGATCAAGCGGGCAACAAATATGACACGACAAAGCAAGTGAAATATCAACCAAGTTGTATTGACTGGGCACTCGCGGAAACAACATCATTCCCAATTAACATTTACACGCAGGATCTTACTGCGGGAGATATCACAGGAAGTTCATTATTCGAATTAAGATACATTGGTGGTGGAGTTCCTGAAGTTGGAAAAATCACAGTCAAAGAAGATGAGTCTGGTGGAAAATTGATCGCGCAATCAAGTGTTGATATAGGAACAGCAGAATCAATGTATTACTCGCAGAGTTATGGTGGATTAGAAAACAGTAATGAATATATCAGCATCAGTTCGCAGACAGTCAAAACAACAGCGTATGACAAAGACACAGGAAAAGTCTACATTTACGCGCCAGTGACCATCAACAGATACAAAGACAATGTTGATGAGTTGCCAGAACAGATTGGGGTGTATCTTGATGTGTTTATGAGTTACACAGATGGCAATGGAGATCTCGCGAATTGTCACATGTATCCTGCGGTGAGTTATGATATTCAAAAGCCAGAATCATTTACAAAATGGTTGAGTCCAACGATGATTAATCAGACAATCGAGTTGCTTGATCAAACAATTAATGTCACCGAATCCGCAGTCAAATATTTGGAGATTACAGCGCGGTGGACAACAGTTGCGTGTGGCGCGACGATTGCGTGGAATTATCTGCGAGGATTTGATGGAGGCAATTATGTAGAAGACGTATCTGGAGAACAATGTAACGTCAATTTGAAAACAGTGTATTCGGTGTGTGATAGAATCTTGTGTCCAGCGATTCCGCCGAATTGTGATGATAGCAAAATAAAGAGTGAAGGATTGTATAAATACAAGGATCCAGATACGGGTCAAACTAAAGAGTGTGCGCAAGATGATGAGAGTTGTAAAGCAGGGTATAATAATGCTGTTGTAAGAAATAATAACATCAGAGCAGAGCTTGATGATGAATATGATGAGTATAAAGCAACACAAAATCCAGATGCGACATTTGAAAAATTTTATGGAGATACAAAAAAAGCAAATCCTCAAACAATTACAGATGCAGAAAATAAAGTTGGTGGAGGCTATGATTTCTCAGCAACAAAACCAAACACGTTTACTTTTGATCAGGATGGAGAAGAGATTACTATCAAATATTATGCGCTTGATGATAAAGTAAGTGGTGGCAAAACTGCGGAAGACGTGTATGGCGTAGAAGGATGCGCGGATCCGCAGGGAACAAATTCATTGATCGTGTTTACTGGACTTGAAAAAGAAGACACGCCAGGTTTCTCCATAGGTGGTTCGACGTCTAAGAAAGGACAGAATGTTTGGTGTTCTCCTAAGACAGTGGATCAATTAGAAGCGCCATCTGCGAAAAATATTCCCGGCTGCTACAACGAAGAATGCCCGCAATTCGATGATGTCAAATGTTTGGTTGGAAAAGGATCTAACATGAATCCTGCGGAAGATTTGTTTGGCAGCCTTCAGTGTGGTTGTATCACAGGAGCGAAAGGACATTTAGAAAACCTATTAAAAATTATGTATGGCGCGAAAAAATGTTTGCAGCAGGCGCTCATTGGAGAAACAACAGCAGGCTATTGTGAACGATTGATGAGTTATTTTGTGTGCGACATTCTCACGCAAATCTTCAAGCATATTTTCAATAGTCTCAGTCAGGGAACAGGCGTCGCGGCAGGATTGTTCAGCGAAGATCGTCTTGCGAACTTCCAGCAAAACTCAAAAGATATTTCTTCTGGATTAAGTAATAGATATGGAAATATTGTGAGTAATCAGCTTGGTCTTTCGACAGATGACATTATCAATAAAGCATGTCTTGCGGCGTTTACTGCGGATTGGTCAGTGCTTGAAGACGCGTTAGACGCGATTGTCGAAGAAGTTCCTGTTGCGCCAATCGCTGCGGCAGAAGCAACATCACGACCATATGGATATGATCCATTTACAGGAAGAATGAGTATCGCGTATAATTTGTATGTGGGTATTGTTCCTGGTGGAGAAACAGAAATAGACGCGTGGCTCGAGTGCGATGAAAATTATGAAGGCGACGAATATTGCGCGCAGACAGGAAGCGACAAAATCGATCTTGTGCAAAAAGGAAAAGTTCCTGGCTACATGACAAAAGATGACTTCTTTGATGAAAATATAATGTACATTGATGAAAATAGTGTGAGCTGGTACAATAAGATGGTACTCCAACTTCATTACAGTGTTGGTGGAGAAGAAGAAACACTGAAAATTGTCAAACCCATCACAAAGAAAGGAGATATTTCTGTGTTGGATTGCAGATTTTCAACAATAGAAGGAATTACCTGCTCTGTTGGCGCGGAGTTTATGGATCTTGCCAATGGAGAAGGCGGTACAGTCCAATTATACAGCGGTTCGCAAGGAACACAATTATCGCCAAAAATCACCACATACTATCCAGGCAATCAAGTTGCTGCGTTAGTAAAAGTCACGAACGCGTATCCAGATGACTTCTTTTTCCGTGTTGAGAATAGCGAAGACGAATTTGAATACTTTGCGATTGGCGGCACAGAAACAGGAGATTACAGAGGGTTGCAGTATTATTTATTGTGGTTGGATGAAGGTGCTGGAAGTGCGTCAGGGTCAGGAAAAACACTACAAGATTGGACAGGCAAACTTATTCTTCGAGGAGATGGTGAAGTTGGGTTTATGTTACCAGAAATATTTGATAAAATGAAATTACGGATTTATCCAGTAACTGCGAATGATGAGAAAGAAGCAGTAACGTGTGAAATCAGCACATTTGCAGAGCCAGGAAGTGGAGACGTATATGAGAAGCAGTATGGAATAAGAATCAAAGGAACATTGTATGCTATTACGGATCAAACGTCTTGGGAAAATGTTTGTAAGAAAGATAGCTCCATTGAAGGATGTGGAGATAAATGGGGTACAGAATTAAAAGAAAAATACAGTAGGTTAAGTACTGATGGAGCATACAAATGTATCACAAAATACGATACTCTTTCTTCAATTGATAGAAATCAGGTTGAAAGGATAGAGAATATTAAATTTAGCGATGAGATCCTCAATTATAATCCAGAAGAAAAAGAAGAATTCCAAATTACAACAACTGATGCAGAAACAGATGATGGAAAAGAGTATGTCACAACAAAATATAGTTCTTCTGCATCAACAACCGCGTCAGGCACCTCCTCCAAATCCTCCACGATCAACGTCCTTGCAGACATAAATGAAAATGGGCAAGGAGAAACAAAAATTTATTCCAATGATCAGAAACCAAAAGATCAGGCAGTAAAGCTCACCTACACCATGAACAAAGCAGAACCGACAGGAGACAATATCAAACCAGTATTGCACTTTATTGAACCAGTCACCATCATCGAGCAATCCACAGGATATGTGAATAGTAATAATAAACCTGTGCCAATTGGTTTTACAGCGTGGGATGACAAGAATGAAATCCTCACACTATCAGTAGGAATTGTTGGCTATAATGGCTATCAATGTTTAGCAAAATGGAAATGGGATGAAGCGGCAGGACAACTCAAAGACCAATCATCAACAGATAATAATAACTGCGGTCTCACTGCGACAGATCGATCAATCGGTTTCGAAGACAAACGTCCATCATTTTTCGAATTTGATCTCACCGTAGATGGTTCTAACATTGTCATCGATGACGACGCGTATTATGATATCACGATTCATGCGGTTGATGAAGATCAGAATGAAGCAGAGCCAGTGATTAGAAGAATAAGATTCGGAACAAAATTAACCTACGAATATGAAGACATGCTTGTCTGTCTTGGCGGTTCAGAATGTTCTTCAGCATATCAGGAACCAAATATGGATGTTGAAGCAATCGCGTCAGGTTCTGCTGCGGAAGCAAAGAAAGAATCTGAAGAGTCAAGCGGTTCTGATGAGGACGAAGAGTTGACTGCGTTGACGTAA